From Etheostoma cragini isolate CJK2018 chromosome 14, CSU_Ecrag_1.0, whole genome shotgun sequence, the proteins below share one genomic window:
- the tpd52 gene encoding tumor protein D52 isoform X2 → MEPLEEYHSPFDFEQGVNASYLYLSPAYSDTPPSSPAVKARGSQQHPDSIPEVGEDAVTSVGPSSATPAMTEEEQRELQEELVKVEDEILTLSQVLAAREKQLADIKRKLGITPLNELKQNFTKTWQEVTTSTAYRRTSETLSQASLKATAAFTNVGSAITRKLEDVRNAPTFKSFEEKVETLKTKMSPSASTSNPGEQDSPSATTESLLSQPEDSPTQEIN, encoded by the exons ATGGAGCCCCTGGAGGAATACCACTCTCCGTTTGACTTTGAACAAGGAGTCAACGCCAGCTACCTTTACCTCTCCCCGGCCTACAGTGACACGCCGCCCAGCTCGCCAGCTGTTAAAGCCAGAG GTTCCCAGCAGCATCCGGACTCAATCCCGGAGGTGGGAGAAGATGCCGTGACGTCTGTGGGTCCCTCTTCTGCTACCCCCGCCATGACAGAGGAGGAACAGCGGGAGCTACAAGAAGAATTGGTCAAG gttGAAGATGAGATCCTGACTCTGTCCCAGGTGTTGGCAGCCAGGGAGAAGCAGTTGGCAGACATTAAGAGGAAGCTGGGCATCACACCTCTCAATGAGCTGAAACAGAACTTCACCAAAACCTGGCAAGAGGTCACCACCTCCACGGC ctATAGGAGGACATCTGAAACACTGTCTCAGGCAAGTCTGAAGGCCACAGCAGCGTTCACCAATGTTGGCTCAGCCATCACCAGGAAGCTTGAGGATGTCAG GAATGCACCAACTTTCAAGTCATTTGAGGAGAAAGTAGAGACTTTGAAG ACCAAGATGAGTCCATCAGCTTCCACCAGTAACCCCGGCGAGCAGGACAGCCCCAGCGCCACCACCGAGTCTTTGCTCAGTCAGCCTGAAGACTCGCCCACCCAGGAGATAAACTGA
- the tpd52 gene encoding tumor protein D52 isoform X1, whose translation MEPLEEYHSPFDFEQGVNASYLYLSPAYSDTPPSSPAVKARGSQQHPDSIPEVGEDAVTSVGPSSATPAMTEEEQRELQEELVKVEDEILTLSQVLAAREKQLADIKRKLGITPLNELKQNFTKTWQEVTTSTAYRRTSETLSQASLKATAAFTNVGSAITRKLEDVSMRSLQHSASMPAMRNAPTFKSFEEKVETLKTKMSPSASTSNPGEQDSPSATTESLLSQPEDSPTQEIN comes from the exons ATGGAGCCCCTGGAGGAATACCACTCTCCGTTTGACTTTGAACAAGGAGTCAACGCCAGCTACCTTTACCTCTCCCCGGCCTACAGTGACACGCCGCCCAGCTCGCCAGCTGTTAAAGCCAGAG GTTCCCAGCAGCATCCGGACTCAATCCCGGAGGTGGGAGAAGATGCCGTGACGTCTGTGGGTCCCTCTTCTGCTACCCCCGCCATGACAGAGGAGGAACAGCGGGAGCTACAAGAAGAATTGGTCAAG gttGAAGATGAGATCCTGACTCTGTCCCAGGTGTTGGCAGCCAGGGAGAAGCAGTTGGCAGACATTAAGAGGAAGCTGGGCATCACACCTCTCAATGAGCTGAAACAGAACTTCACCAAAACCTGGCAAGAGGTCACCACCTCCACGGC ctATAGGAGGACATCTGAAACACTGTCTCAGGCAAGTCTGAAGGCCACAGCAGCGTTCACCAATGTTGGCTCAGCCATCACCAGGAAGCTTGAGGATGTCAG CATGCGATCATTACAACATTCGGCTAGTATGCCGGCCATGAG GAATGCACCAACTTTCAAGTCATTTGAGGAGAAAGTAGAGACTTTGAAG ACCAAGATGAGTCCATCAGCTTCCACCAGTAACCCCGGCGAGCAGGACAGCCCCAGCGCCACCACCGAGTCTTTGCTCAGTCAGCCTGAAGACTCGCCCACCCAGGAGATAAACTGA
- the tpd52 gene encoding tumor protein D52 isoform X3: protein MEDAEKGSQQHPDSIPEVGEDAVTSVGPSSATPAMTEEEQRELQEELVKVEDEILTLSQVLAAREKQLADIKRKLGITPLNELKQNFTKTWQEVTTSTAYRRTSETLSQASLKATAAFTNVGSAITRKLEDVSMRSLQHSASMPAMRNAPTFKSFEEKVETLKTKMSPSASTSNPGEQDSPSATTESLLSQPEDSPTQEIN, encoded by the exons GTTCCCAGCAGCATCCGGACTCAATCCCGGAGGTGGGAGAAGATGCCGTGACGTCTGTGGGTCCCTCTTCTGCTACCCCCGCCATGACAGAGGAGGAACAGCGGGAGCTACAAGAAGAATTGGTCAAG gttGAAGATGAGATCCTGACTCTGTCCCAGGTGTTGGCAGCCAGGGAGAAGCAGTTGGCAGACATTAAGAGGAAGCTGGGCATCACACCTCTCAATGAGCTGAAACAGAACTTCACCAAAACCTGGCAAGAGGTCACCACCTCCACGGC ctATAGGAGGACATCTGAAACACTGTCTCAGGCAAGTCTGAAGGCCACAGCAGCGTTCACCAATGTTGGCTCAGCCATCACCAGGAAGCTTGAGGATGTCAG CATGCGATCATTACAACATTCGGCTAGTATGCCGGCCATGAG GAATGCACCAACTTTCAAGTCATTTGAGGAGAAAGTAGAGACTTTGAAG ACCAAGATGAGTCCATCAGCTTCCACCAGTAACCCCGGCGAGCAGGACAGCCCCAGCGCCACCACCGAGTCTTTGCTCAGTCAGCCTGAAGACTCGCCCACCCAGGAGATAAACTGA